The following nucleotide sequence is from Catillopecten margaritatus gill symbiont.
CGACCAGGATTAGCAACTTTTTGAACGACAGTTGTACCCGTATAATCTAATTGCTGGCCATGGCAAAGCGTGTGCAATTGTTGGGTGAGTTTGATTTTTTCCTCAATCGTTACACTCATCAACGCACGGTGGGCGAGTTCAAAGGCGTTCATATTTTCCTAATTTAATTTTATTTAATTTCCAATCACCAATTTGAGTGCGAATTAATCTCAGTGTTGGAAAGCCGACAGACGCTGTCATACGACGCACTTGTCGATTTTTACCTTCGGTGATTTTGAGTTCAATCCACGAAGTTGGAATATTTTTCCGTTCGCGTATCGGTGGGCTTCTGCCCCACAGCCAATCAGGTTGGTTGACGATTTTTACTTTAGCAGGCTTGGTTAATCCATCCTTGAGGATAACACCTTTGCACAATTTAGTAATCGCTTCATCCGTTGCTTCTCCTTCTACTTGCGCAAGATAAGTTTTTTCTTTGTCAAATTTTGGATGTGAGATTTGATGTTGTAACTTACCATCATCGGTTAGCAATAACAAGCCTTCCGAGTCTTTGTCCAAACGCCCCGCAGGATAAAAACCTTTTTCATTTATAAATTTTGATAGATTTTTAGCATCGCCACTGAACTGGCAAAGCACACCAAAGGGTTTGTTAAAAAGAATGAGATTAGCCATACACATTTTTAGCGCGGGTGACAAAAGCATCGAGTTGTGCATTAGAAATGGCTGTGAAAATTGGGGCAATGGCAATGTCCACCAAGCGAGAAGCAAAGCTGAATTCCAATTCAAGCTTGATTTTACATGCACTGTTACTCAATTCTGTGAAAATCCAAGCTCCTTGCAAGTGCTTAAAAGGCCCGTCTTTGAGCTGCATATCGATACGCACATCCTTGGTTAAAGTGTTTACTGTGGTAAAAGTTTGATTGAATGCACTTTTATTAATACTCACCGAAGCTGTAATTTCATTCTCGGTTTGATTTAAAATACTCGCAGAAGAACACCAATTTAGGAATTGCGGATAATCGTCAATTTGGTTAACCAATTGATACATTTGACTGCATGAATAAGGAACAATAGCACTTTTAGAGATTTGATGCATAATGGCAAAGAAAAAGAAAAAAACAAGTTCAAATACGATTGTCGTCAATAAAAAAGCACGACATGACTATTTTATAGAACAAAGTCTTGAGGCTGGACTCTCTTTGCAGGGTTGGGAAATAAAAAGCCTACGAGATAACAAAGTGCAGATTAAAGAAAGTTATGTCATTTTGAAAAATAATGAAATGTTCTTGTTTGGTAGTCACATTTCACCATTAAATACTGCATCTACCCATGTTAATGCAGACCCAACTAGAACCCGTAAGTTGTTATTAAACCGTATAGAAATCAACAGAATGAAGGATAAAATCAACCAAAAAGGGGCAACTGTCGTGCCTCTTAAGCTTTATTGGGTACGAGGCAAAGTAAAACTTGAAATTGGTGTGGCTAAAGGAAAAAAAGAACACGACAAACGCCAAGACATTAAAGAAAAAGACTGGAAAAGGGATAAACAAAGAGCTTTAAAAGAGAATATCAAGTTATAATTTTACTTTGGGTCTTAACTAGTTAAGACCCTTTACTTTTTTAAAAAAAAACATTGACAGGGCGGGATTTATGTTTATAATTGACGGCACTAATTGTTGAGATGTTAGTGATAAATAAATAAATATATTGTTTTCATCTCCTACAAGTAAAAGACTTTTAGTATTTTTTAAACTTAAAAATTTTCGAGGAGAATGAAATATGAATAAATCAGAATTAATTGATGCAATCGCATCAGCAGCAAACCTTTCTAAAGCAGACGCAGGTCGTGCATTAAATGCAACGACAGCTGCCATCACTGATGCTATGTCTAATGGCGATGGTGTGCAGTTAACAGGCTTCGGCTCTTTTGTTGTTAGAGACCGTGCTGCACGTACTGGTCGCAATCCACAAACAGGTGATGCAATCCAAATCGCTGCATCTAAAGTGGCTGCATTTAAAGCAGGTAAGGCACTTAAAGATGCTGTAAACGGTTAATATTTAGCTGTTTTATGATAAAAGAAGCACCCTCGGGTGCTTTTTTATTGTACTTTTTATGTTAAAAAATAAGCAAAACCTTTTAGGGTTAAATCAAAATGAACTAGCCGAGTTGTTTGAAACATTGGGTGAGAAGCCCTATCGTGTGAAACAATTGATGCAATGGATATATAAATACCATGAGTTTGATTTTGATAAAATGCTTAATCTCAGTAAAAATCTTAGACAACAATTAAATGAGTTGACCTGTATTGACCTCCCTAAAATAGCAAAGCAAGATTATGCATTGGATGGGGTAATTAAGTGGGTAATTGATACGGGTGAAAATAATTTTATCGAAACAGTGTACATTCCTTCAGATGATAGAGGAACCTTGTGTATTTCTTCACAAGTTGGTTGTTCGTTGGCGTGTACATTCTGCTCAACAGGGATGCAGGGCTTTAATCGCAATCTTAGTACAGCGGAAATTATCGGTCAGGTAATGATGGCAAATTTGTACTTAAAAGACAAAGGTAAGCGTATTTCCAATGTTGTGTTTATGGGGATGGGTGAACCATTATTAAATGAAAAAGCGGTTTATCCTGCCTGTGATTTATTGTTGGATGATTTGGCGTTTGGATTATCTCGACGCAAGGTAACAATTTCAACTTCAGGCGTAGTACCAGCACTCTTGCGTATGGCAGAGAGAGTGCCCGTGAGTTTGGCAGTTTCTTTACACGCAGCAGATGACACCTTGCGTAATGAATTAGTGCCGATTAACCAAAAATACCCAATTCAAGCGTTATTGGAGGCGTGTAAGGTTTATCTTAATGCAGGCGCACAAGAGCGCCATATTTTGTTTGAATATGTGATGTTGGATGGAATTAACGACAGTGTTGAACAAGGTAAAAAGCTGGTTGCTTTACTCAAAGGGTTATCGGCAAAAGTAAACCTGATTCCCTTTAACCCTTTTCCAAAAACTCAATACAAAACTTCAAAAAAGGTTACAATTGAAAATTTTCAAGATGTTTTATTTAATGGCAATATTCGTACCACCACTCGTCGTACGCGTGGTGAAGAGGTGGATGCGGCTTGTGGACAATTAGCAGGCAAGGTTATTGATAAGACTAAGCGCACAAAGAGGGCAATATGATAAGTATGGAAGGAATTGAGCACCACCCTAATCAAACAAGAAAAAAGAAAAAAATCAATTTAAGGTGGTTGGCGTTACCTGTATTGATTATTATTGCAGTTTATTATTTTTCTAGCGATAGCCAAACACCAGAAAAATCACAGAAAAATCTAATTGTAATTAAAGAGCCAGAAGTCGAAGTGACCAAAGTGACTACTACGCCTGTGAACATTGAAACCAGCACAAGTCAATCCAAGTCAAAACAACCAAAAGTACTAGAAAATTTAGACGAAATAATAACAAACGAATGAAGCCAATACACGCCATTATTAGAAGAAAGTCCAAACAAATTTTTGTTGGCAATGTTGCGATTGGTGGCGATGCACCGATTGCGGTGCAAAGTATGACCAACACTAATACCAACGATGTTGAGGCGACGGTTGCACAAATTGAGGCCATTCAAAATGCAGGGGCAGATTTGGTGCGGGTTTCTGTGCCAACTATGGAAGCCGCAGAAGCTTTTAAACACATCAAACAAAAAACCACGATTCCATTAATTACAGATATTCATTTTGATTATAAAATTGCACTTAAAGTAGCAGAATATGGGGCGGATTGCTTACGCATTAACCCAGGTAATATTGGGCGAGAAGACAGAGTTAAAGAGGTGGTGGCGTCCGCTTTAGACCATAATATCCCTATTCGTATCGGCGTTAATGCAGGCTCTTTAGAAAAAGACTTGCAAAAAAAATACACCGAACCCACCCCTGAGGCGATGGTAGAAAGTGCGTTCCGTCATATTGATATTTTGGACAGATTGAATTTTGACAATTACAAAATCTCACTCAAAGCCTCAGAAGTATTTATGACCGTTTTTGCCTATAAGCAACTCGCCTCACAAATTGACAATCCTTTGCACCTCGGCATTACCGAAGCAGGTTCGCTCAGAGCAGGTTCGGTAAAATCTTCGGTAGGTTTGGGTTTGTTGCTCGCAGAAGGCATTGGTGATACCATTCGTGTTTCCCTGGCTTCTGACCCTGTGAATGAAATCAAAGTTGGTTTCGATATCCTTAAATCCCTCGGACTGCGACAAAAAGGCGTTAATTTAATCGCTTGCCCTTCGTGTTCTCGTCAAAAATTTGATGTGATTAAGGTCGTGAATGAGCTTGAAGCACGCTTAGAAGATATTACCGAGCCGATTGATGCTGCTGTGATTGGTTGCGTAGTGAATGGACCAGGCGAAGCCAAAGCAGTATCGGTTGGACTCACAGGCGGTGAACCTAACTTGATGTATATTGATGGACTAACACACTCTAAAGTGACTAATGAAAGTTTGGTTGACACTCTTGAAGCGCAAATTCGTGCTAGAATTAACTAAATAACCTTGGAATTATGAGTACAATGATTATAGAAGATAGAAGTATATGACGCTTTAATTTCAGCAGGTGCTCCTGAAGAAAAAGCAAAATCCGCCGCACAGGTTTTATCCAAACAGCAAATTGCAACCAAAGACGATATATCCTTAGTGCGATCTGATATTAAAGGATTGAATTTTCTAGTTACCGGATTCTATATTGCAGGTGGTATAACATTGGGGTATGTTGTCAGTTTATTGAATACGATTATTACGAAAGTTTAACTTTCTACGATAAACTTTATATCGGTAAATAAACTGAATGCCAAAATAACCCAACACCGAACTGGTGACAGACATAATTAAACACCCCAGTAAAAACGGCTGCCAAATCGTATCAAATACTTGCCATATATATTCCAGTGACATCACAAAATTTTGTTCAATACTCACACCCAAAATCCAAGCCCCTAATTGGTAACATCCATAAAAAATAGGGGGCATAGTGAGTGGGTTAGTAATCCAAACTAAGGCAATCGAAAGTGGTAAATTTGCACGGAATAGAATTGCACCTGGTGCCGCTAATAACATTTGAAAGGGCACTGGGATAAAGGCACAAAACAACCCCACAGCAAAAGCTTTAGAAATGGATTTTCGATTGAAATTCCACAGATTTGAATCGTGTAAATACTTGCCCAACCAACCCAAATATTTGTGATTTTTTAATTCTTTTGGAGAAGGGGTGTAGCGTTGTAGGAGTTTTTTCATAACGCCACATTTATAATGTCTTTAGCCGTCAATCCATATTGCTGATACAATTCTTCTTGGGTGCCCTGTTCAGTAAAGTCATCGGGTAAACCTAAAATTTGTAACGGTGTACTGATATTTTGTTGGTATAAATATTCACCAATGGCACTGCCAGCACCACCCGATATGGCGTTGTCTTCAATAGAAATGAGTTGCTGATGTGAGTTTGCCATTTCGCTAATTAACGCCGTATCCAACGGCTTAACGAAACGCATATCAATCACCGTTGCACCCAATTCTTTGCCTGCTTCCAAGGCGCACTCAACAAAATGTCCATAAGCAAAAATAGCGGTTTTACTGCCCCTTAACAAAACCTTTGCCTTGCCAATTTCAACCCTCTCATTTGTCTCATAATGCTCAACATTTGCCACACCCCGTGGGTAACGAATACAAACAGGGGAATCCATTGTTAAAGCTGTGTTAAGCATTTGATACATTTCCAAGCCATTGCTCGGCGCCATAATTGTTAGATTAGGAATACAACGCAAAAAACTCAAATCAAAACTGCCTGCGTGAGTAGCACCGTCGGCACCGACCAAACCTGCACGGTCAATGGCAAAAATGACATTCAAATTTTGTAAAGCAATATCGTGAATCAATTGGTCATAACCCCGTTGTAAAAAAGTCGAGTAAATAGCTACCACAGGTTTCAGCCCTTGCGTCGCTAGCCCTCCTGCAAAAGTAACAGCATGTTGTTCGGCAATCCCCACATCAAAATATTGTTTAGGAAATTTTTGCTCAAACTCACTCATACCAGAGCCAGCCCCCATTGCTGGGGTAATGGCAATTAATTTTTTATGCTCAGCAGCCGTATTGACCAACCAGCGTCCAAACACATTGCTGTAACTATCCATCGTACTTGAAGTCGCACTAGAAGCAGCAGGCGCAATACCGTGGAATTTACAAGGGTCATTTTCTGCACTGTCCAAGCCGTAGCCTTTTTTGGTAATAATGTGCAGTAATCTCGGCTTATTCTGTGTCTTTAGGTTTTGCAGTGTTTTAACCAAAGTTGGCAAATCATGCCCATCAATCGGCCCAAAATAATCAAGCCCCAACTCTTCAAACAAGGTACTAGGCAACACCATTCCCTTTAAATGCTCTTCTGAGCGCTTGGCAAATTCACGCATTTTTGGCAGTTTCTCTAATATACCCAACGACTTATTTTTCATCGTTGAATACACCTTGCCAGAAATAAGCTTAGTGAGATATTTACTCATCGCACCCACATTTTTGGAAATGCTCATATCGTTGTCATTCAAAATAATCAACAAATCCGCATCAGTATCGCCCGCATGATTAAGTGCCTCAAACGACATCCCTCCCGTGAGTGCACCATCGCCAATCACCGCAATTGATTTGTGATTATTGTTATTGATACCATTGCCAATCGCAATCCCCAAGGCGGCACTGATGGAAGTTGAAGAATGCCCCGCACCAAAAGGGTCATGCGCACTTTCCGTGCGCTTGGTAAAGCCAGATAACCCCCCTTTTTGGCGCAACGACCCCATTTTATCTTTACGCCCTGTGAGAATTTTATGCGTATAAGCCTGATGTCCCACATCAAACACAAAACTGTCTTTTGGCGTATCAAACACATAATGCAAGGCAACTGACATCTCAACCGTGCCCAGATTTGGCGCAAGATGCCCGCCCGTTTTTTGAATATTTTCAATTAAAAACGCACGAATTTCATCCACTAAAGACTGCAATTGCTTTACATCAAGCTGTTTAATATCCTCAGGGTAATTAATGGAATCAAGCACAGAGTAATAAGGTATTTTAAAGGTGACTATTATACGCCGAGCGCTTATTGTAAAATGGATGCTTTTATTGTAACAATTTCCTATGTTTACCGTTTGTGCTTTATACCAATTTGTTCGTCTTGATGACTTTAAGGAATTTCGCACTCCTCTAAGGCAATTGTTAGTGGATTTAGACATTAAAGGCACGATTCTTTTAGCGCTAGAAGGGCTAAACGGCACCGTCGCAGGCACACAAGATTCGATTGATAAACTGGTACAATTCCTTGAAAATGACGGGCGTTTTAACAACCTAGAAATCAAATTTTCGCACAGTAAAAATCTGCCTTTCAAACGCCTCAAAGTTAAACTCAAAAAAGAAATTGTCACCCTCGGTGTGGAACACATCGACCCTCTCTCATCCGTTGGCACTTATGTCAAACCTGAAGATTGGAATGCCTTAATCAGCGACCCTGATGTAGTATTGATTGACACCCGAAACGATTATGAATACGGTATCGGCAGCTTCCAAGGTGCAATTAACCCAAATACCGAAACTTTCAGAGAATTTCCGAGTTACACCAAAGCACATTTAGAGCAATACCGCGATAAAAAAGTCGCTATGTTTTGCACCGGCGGTATTCGCTGCGAAAAATCCACCGCCTATTTAAAATCACAAGGCTTTAAAGAGGTGTATCACCTGCAAGGTGGCGTATTGAAATACCTTGAAGAAACCCAAGAAAACGACAGTCTGTGGGAGGGTGAATGCTTCGTGTTCGACGAACGCGTCGCCGTCAAACATAATTTAGAGCAAGGGCAATACGACCAATGCCACGCTTGCCGTTATCCAATTACCGACACCGATAAACAACACGAACATTATGAAAAAGGCGTCTCTTGCCCCCGCTGTTACGGCACTCGTTCTGCCGAGCAAATCAACCGTTACAAAGAAAGGCAAAAACAAGTTGAACTGGCAAAAGCCCGTGGCGAAGAGCATATTGGCGATAATGCCGCACAAGTTATCAACGCCAAAAACAAAAAAGCGGAGCAAAAATAATGTTTTTCAGAAATGATATTCCTAAGTTAAAGCAAGATTTGACCATCCAAACCCATTTATTAGGACATAATTTAACCCTAAAAACACGCTGGGGTGTTTTCTCCCCGCGCACGATTGACGATGGTACAACTTTGTTAATGAAATATTTAGAAGTGGAGGAGACAGACAAATGTTTGGATTTGGGTTGTGGTTACGGACCCATCGGTTTAGCCGTTGCCAAATCTTGCCCTAAAGGCGAAGTGCATATGGTAGACAAAGATTTTGTTGCCGTTGAATTATCAAATACCAACGCCAAACTTAACCAGTTAAACAACGCCGAAGCCTATTTATCCGATGCTTTTTCAGGCGTTAACAAAGACAATTATTTTGACCAAGTAATCTCCAATGTCCCTGCCAAAGTCGGCAGAGAGCAACTCAGTATTATTTTATATGATGCCTATGACGCCCTCAAACCCGGCGGCAAGATTACTTTTGTTACCATCAACGGCCTGCGTAATTTTGTCAAAGACAATTTTAAATCCGTTTTCGGCAATTACAAAAAAATAAAACAAGGGCAAAAATATACAATTTCCCAAGCAATCAAAGTAAAATAGTCAAGTATTCAAATTAAGGAGCAACCCCATGGACGCATTAGAAAGAATTCAAAAGCAAGTTGACAGCGCTGCAATCGTTTTATATATGAAAGGCACCCCCCAATTCCCGCAATGCGGTTTCTCATCAACTGCCGCCCAAACCCTCGCCTCAACAGGCGTTGAGTTTGCCTATGTCAACATCTTCGAAGACCAAGAAGTGATGCAAAACCTACCCGCCTTCGCCGACTGGCCAACTTTCCCCCAAATCTACATGAACAGTGAACTCGTTGGCGGCGGCGATATTATTGTTGAGATGGCTGAAATGGGTACACTGAAAGGCGAAATGGAAAAAGCAACTGAGAAGTTTAACGCCAAATAAACTTTTATAGGTTGTGCAGAATTTGACTGTGTTGTTTTAACCAAACATCCGCTTGCTTATGCTCAGGCATCATCGTTGTCAATAGTTTATAAAAATCCTTAGAATGATTTTTATGCACAATATGTGCTAATTCGTGCGCAATGACCATTTCAATCACCGAGATTGGTGCCATCATTAACAAATAATTTAGGTTGATATTGTTCGTGGCACTGCACGAACCCCAACGGGTTTTTTGCGCTTTGAAACGAATTTCTTTATAATCTAAATCGTATTTATCAGCCAGTTTTTCCAGTATCGGCATTGCAGTCTTTATAAACTCTTTTTTATAAAACCAATGGAAGGCTTTATTGCCTTCATAGTTTGTATTGAGTTGAAAATACTGTCCATCAAAATCAAGCGGATTACCAAGTTCAGTATGTTGCAAAAGATACGACTCACCTAAGAATAAATACACATTACCGATTTTATAATTTTGCTCAAGTGGTGTATTGTTTATTATTTCTGCTTGTTTTTTCTGAATCCAACTTTGCTTTTCATTAATAAAATTTTCAATTTTCTTAATACTCAACCGCATCGGTGCACGTACAAGCAGGCGTGCTTGTTTGTCAATCTGTATGGAAAGAGTTTTGCGTTTAGAACGGATTAGCTGATAATCTATCATTGCAATATTTTACATTACTATAAAATTATAACAACCCAAGCACATTTTTGGTCTAAGCCATTTATGAGACCCCTGCATTGAGTATGGATACTGGATAAAATTGGTTTTTAGGCGGTATTCGTGCCTAATGTAGGGGGCTTATTATTAACTGAATTACTCAAAAAAGACATGATGAAATATTTTTTAAGAACAATACAAACGGTAGTAACGATGATAATGCTCGGTGGGAGTCATCAATCATTAGCTAAAGAGTTTCAAACTTTTCCTCACGCTAATTTAGTTCAAGTAAATGATGGAGACAGTTTTTATGTAAATACAGGTCAAGAAGATATACACATAAGGCTTTATTTTGTTGATTGTCCTGAAACTAAGATGGGGTCAACATCTGATGCACAGCGTGTTCGGGAACAAATGAGATACTTTGGGCTTGTTGATGTAAAAGAAATGGTGTGGTTTGGAAATGAAGCAAGGGAATTTATT
It contains:
- the rluE gene encoding Ribosomal large subunit pseudouridine synthase E, which encodes MLLSPALKMCMANLILFNKPFGVLCQFSGDAKNLSKFINEKGFYPAGRLDKDSEGLLLLTDDGKLQHQISHPKFDKEKTYLAQVEGEATDEAITKLCKGVILKDGLTKPAKVKIVNQPDWLWGRSPPIRERKNIPTSWIELKITEGKNRQVRRMTASVGFPTLRLIRTQIGDWKLNKIKLGKYERL
- the ratA gene encoding Ribosome association toxin RatA, giving the protein MHQISKSAIVPYSCSQMYQLVNQIDDYPQFLNWCSSASILNQTENEITASVSINKSAFNQTFTTVNTLTKDVRIDMQLKDGPFKHLQGAWIFTELSNSACKIKLELEFSFASRLVDIAIAPIFTAISNAQLDAFVTRAKNVYG
- the smpB gene encoding SsrA-binding protein, which encodes MAKKKKKTSSNTIVVNKKARHDYFIEQSLEAGLSLQGWEIKSLRDNKVQIKESYVILKNNEMFLFGSHISPLNTASTHVNADPTRTRKLLLNRIEINRMKDKINQKGATVVPLKLYWVRGKVKLEIGVAKGKKEHDKRQDIKEKDWKRDKQRALKENIKL
- the hupB_2 gene encoding DNA-binding protein HU-beta; protein product: MNKSELIDAIASAANLSKADAGRALNATTAAITDAMSNGDGVQLTGFGSFVVRDRAARTGRNPQTGDAIQIAASKVAAFKAGKALKDAVNG
- the rlmN gene encoding Dual-specificity RNA methyltransferase RlmN, producing MLKNKQNLLGLNQNELAELFETLGEKPYRVKQLMQWIYKYHEFDFDKMLNLSKNLRQQLNELTCIDLPKIAKQDYALDGVIKWVIDTGENNFIETVYIPSDDRGTLCISSQVGCSLACTFCSTGMQGFNRNLSTAEIIGQVMMANLYLKDKGKRISNVVFMGMGEPLLNEKAVYPACDLLLDDLAFGLSRRKVTISTSGVVPALLRMAERVPVSLAVSLHAADDTLRNELVPINQKYPIQALLEACKVYLNAGAQERHILFEYVMLDGINDSVEQGKKLVALLKGLSAKVNLIPFNPFPKTQYKTSKKVTIENFQDVLFNGNIRTTTRRTRGEEVDAACGQLAGKVIDKTKRTKRAI
- the ispG gene encoding 4-hydroxy-3-methylbut-2-en-1-yl diphosphate synthase (flavodoxin), which gives rise to MKPIHAIIRRKSKQIFVGNVAIGGDAPIAVQSMTNTNTNDVEATVAQIEAIQNAGADLVRVSVPTMEAAEAFKHIKQKTTIPLITDIHFDYKIALKVAEYGADCLRINPGNIGREDRVKEVVASALDHNIPIRIGVNAGSLEKDLQKKYTEPTPEAMVESAFRHIDILDRLNFDNYKISLKASEVFMTVFAYKQLASQIDNPLHLGITEAGSLRAGSVKSSVGLGLLLAEGIGDTIRVSLASDPVNEIKVGFDILKSLGLRQKGVNLIACPSCSRQKFDVIKVVNELEARLEDITEPIDAAVIGCVVNGPGEAKAVSVGLTGGEPNLMYIDGLTHSKVTNESLVDTLEAQIRARIN
- the dxs gene encoding 1-deoxy-D-xylulose-5-phosphate synthase, translating into MLDSINYPEDIKQLDVKQLQSLVDEIRAFLIENIQKTGGHLAPNLGTVEMSVALHYVFDTPKDSFVFDVGHQAYTHKILTGRKDKMGSLRQKGGLSGFTKRTESAHDPFGAGHSSTSISAALGIAIGNGINNNNHKSIAVIGDGALTGGMSFEALNHAGDTDADLLIILNDNDMSISKNVGAMSKYLTKLISGKVYSTMKNKSLGILEKLPKMREFAKRSEEHLKGMVLPSTLFEELGLDYFGPIDGHDLPTLVKTLQNLKTQNKPRLLHIITKKGYGLDSAENDPCKFHGIAPAASSATSSTMDSYSNVFGRWLVNTAAEHKKLIAITPAMGAGSGMSEFEQKFPKQYFDVGIAEQHAVTFAGGLATQGLKPVVAIYSTFLQRGYDQLIHDIALQNLNVIFAIDRAGLVGADGATHAGSFDLSFLRCIPNLTIMAPSNGLEMYQMLNTALTMDSPVCIRYPRGVANVEHYETNERVEIGKAKVLLRGSKTAIFAYGHFVECALEAGKELGATVIDMRFVKPLDTALISEMANSHQQLISIEDNAISGGAGSAIGEYLYQQNISTPLQILGLPDDFTEQGTQEELYQQYGLTAKDIINVAL
- the glpE_3 gene encoding Thiosulfate sulfurtransferase GlpE, whose product is MFTVCALYQFVRLDDFKEFRTPLRQLLVDLDIKGTILLALEGLNGTVAGTQDSIDKLVQFLENDGRFNNLEIKFSHSKNLPFKRLKVKLKKEIVTLGVEHIDPLSSVGTYVKPEDWNALISDPDVVLIDTRNDYEYGIGSFQGAINPNTETFREFPSYTKAHLEQYRDKKVAMFCTGGIRCEKSTAYLKSQGFKEVYHLQGGVLKYLEETQENDSLWEGECFVFDERVAVKHNLEQGQYDQCHACRYPITDTDKQHEHYEKGVSCPRCYGTRSAEQINRYKERQKQVELAKARGEEHIGDNAAQVINAKNKKAEQK
- the rsmC gene encoding Ribosomal RNA small subunit methyltransferase C; translated protein: MFFRNDIPKLKQDLTIQTHLLGHNLTLKTRWGVFSPRTIDDGTTLLMKYLEVEETDKCLDLGCGYGPIGLAVAKSCPKGEVHMVDKDFVAVELSNTNAKLNQLNNAEAYLSDAFSGVNKDNYFDQVISNVPAKVGREQLSIILYDAYDALKPGGKITFVTINGLRNFVKDNFKSVFGNYKKIKQGQKYTISQAIKVK
- the grxD gene encoding Glutaredoxin 4, producing the protein MDALERIQKQVDSAAIVLYMKGTPQFPQCGFSSTAAQTLASTGVEFAYVNIFEDQEVMQNLPAFADWPTFPQIYMNSELVGGGDIIVEMAEMGTLKGEMEKATEKFNAK